GGTCATATTCGATTTGCAGAGGTTTTAAAACAGTACAACCGCCCTCAAGAAGCATTAGAGGTATTAGAACGTGCATCTTCGCTTTATCCCCAGGAATCAACTCTGATTCAAGCTAGAATCACCGCACTAGCTGAAGCTCAAAAATGGATGGAAGCGTCTTTAGCGGCGCGTCAATTTGCCCTTCTCAACCCAAATCATCCTCAAGCATCTGAATTTAAAGATTTAGCGGATAAAAATCTCAACAACTTCAAATCTCACATTAAATCAGAGATTAGAGGTAATACGATCGCAAATGTGATCACAGGTGCATTAGGTTACGCCGTGACTGGCGGTCTTCAGGGACCCTTTTCTGCCATTGACTCGACGATTATGCTGTTCAGAGGTGAAGAAGCTATCGGTGAATCGATCGCAACACAGGCCAAAAGACAGTTGGATTTAATCGAGGATGAAACTGTGACAGCCTATGTGAATGATATCGGTGAGAAACTGGTGAAGGTCGCAGGAAGGCATGATTTTAAATATGAATTCTTTGTTATTCCTCAAGAAGACCTCAACGCCTTTGCACTCCCTGGGGGCAAAATCTTTATTAATGCTGGTGCGATCGCTAAAACAAATTCCGAAGCCGAATTAGCGGGTTTAATTGGTCATGAATTATCTCATACAGTGCTATCTCATGGCTTTCAATTAGTCACCCAAGGAAATCTGATTGCTAATGTCACCCAGTATTTACCTCTAGGCGGTACTATCGGTCAACTTTTTGCACTCAATTATAGTCGTGATATGGAACGTCAAGCAGATAATTTCGGTACGCGTTTGATCGTGGCTGGCGGATATGCTGCTGATGGCTTGCGTAACTTAATGGTGACATTAGAAAAACAACAAAGAAATTTGATTCCCCTTTGGTTATCTTCTCACCCAGGCGGTAGTGAACGAGTTAGTTATTTAGAAAATTTAATTACCCGTGGGAACTATAACCGTTACGCCTATGAGGGAGTTGAGCGACATTTAGAAGTGCAAACACGGGTGAAACAGCTACTTGAAGAGAAAAAATCACGAGAGCAAAAAAAATCTCGTTCTTGATGAATCAAAAGTCCAAAGTTATTCGTCACTTAAGTTATTCAGTTCTCTAACCAATTGACATTGGGTAATAATTTATGTTTTCACAACCTTTAAAATTGGTATTTTTGAGTAGTATTGGCTTATCTTTATGCCTGGGTAATTCTGTAGCATTTGCTCAATTTAATGATTCTACTTCCGGTGATGTTGTTGTCCCAACAATACCTTCAGGCGGGACATCAACGCCCACAGGCATACCAACAGGCACACCCACAACTACACCAAATGTAACTAGTGGGACTCGGTTCACCTGTCAATTTTACAATGGACAGTACACGGTCATGTATCAGCCACAAAATATTCCAGGGCAATTCTTTCCTTGGGCAGCACCGGCGACTTTGGGTGGTGGTTGGAGTCCAGAAAAACGCTGTGCAGCGATCGCCAGTCGTTTAGAATTATATCGCCCCGATGGTTTACAAGAACTTCAGACAGCTGTAGAAAATAATGAAAATATTGTCTGTGTGACTACAGAGACTAATCCTTTTTGCCGCATTGTGCTGACAGTACCCCGTGGACAAGATCCCTTTGTGGTACGCAATAGCGTTTTCCAAAACTTGATGACTGCTGATAGTGGACAACAAACGTTAGCTGTCAACACTTATGGCGATTCCAGTGGGGGAGGAGTGAATGGATTATACAACTTAGGCCGCTCACTTCTTGGTGGTGGTAACAATCGGGCGAATGCATCTAGAAGTGGGATCAATTTGAAACCTTACCTCGCGCCTCAAGATGGCGGGACTCTGCGACAAAATGGCGCAGCAAGTAATTCTCAGCCTCAACCTCAAAGCCCTAATCGGTTGAATCCTGGTAATTTTCGTTGATCATCCCCCTACCAACCAATTTATGAGTGAATAATGGCGATCGCTCGTTTTTCTTCAGAATCTTGGTAAACTCTCTCAAAATATTTTCATATCTTTCACCAGCTACCCAGAAAAAATCATTATGAGTTGCATCTTCCACCCATAATGCCAGCTTTGGTGACGGTGCAGCAGCATATAACTTTTTAGCATGAGCAAGAGGAATCGTCTCATCAGCTTTACCGTGCATAATCAATACTGGACAAGTGACTTGTTGGATTTTGTCTATATTATTGAACTTATCAAATGGCAAAATTTTCGCAGGTATGATGACTTGAAAAGCAGAAGTAAAAGTGCTTTCGAGAATTAAACCCCCCACAGGCTGGCGCACCGCTAAATCTACTGCTGAACCCCCTCCCACGGAACGTCCAAAAACAATAATATTCTGTGGGAGTATCTTTAAATCTTGGACTAAATAGTTGTAAGCAGCATCAATATCATGATAAGCGTTCTTTTCCGTGGGTATACCTGCGCTTGTACCATAACCGCGATAATCATAAGCCAAGACATTGAAACCAAAATCACGCAATTTTTCTAGAAGTTGTTTAATGTCGCCTAAATCTTCAGCATTACCATGAGCATAAAGAATTGTATAATTAGCTGTAGGATTCACTAAATGCACTGCTGAAATTTTCGTTTCGCCCTGACTCTTTAACTTTAATATTTCTTCAGTATCTTGATAGCTAGATGGTTGAGGTAAGAAAATCATCCTATCTGCACGAAAATAAACATATCCAGCAAAAAATAAATATATAAAAATTAAAGATTTTAACAATCTTTTCCAGGATAAATCACCAATTAAAACTTTTTTGAGACGCTGTTTATCCATTTGACTTTTGTTTTGCTGTAAAGTGCAAGTTTAATTTATTTAAACGAACCGCCAAGACGCAAAGAACGCCAAGGGAAGAAGGTTTAATAGGTTTTTTGCATATAATCTATATTTTTACCGCATTGGGTGATAAAGCCTGAATTAATGCCTTTGCTTTTAGGCAAGCTTCCTCAAATTCAGCTTCAGGATCGGATAATGCCACAATACCACCACCGATGCCAATAGAAGTACCATTGGGAGTTAAAAGTGCAGTCCGGATCACAATATTTAAGTCTGCTGCACCATTCAGCGCTAAAAACCCAATTGCGCCTGAATAAACTCCACGTGCTTCTTGCTCTAATTCATCGATAATTTTCATAGTCCTAATTTTCGGCGCACCTGTCATCGAACCACCAGGAAATGCCTTTTTGATGCAGTCTGTAGCCTTCATATCTGGGAGCAAGCAACCCCGAATTGTACTGACAAGTTGATGCACTGTGGCATAAGTTTCTACATCCATCAATTTTGGCACGTGGATACTGCCGACTTCACAGACTAAGCCTAAATCGTTGCGTAACAAATCTACAATCATCAAGTTTTCAGCCCGGTCTTTTTCGCTGTGACGCAATTGTTCACAAAGTATTTGATCTTCTGCGGGAGTCTGTCCACGTCTGGAAGTACCTTTGATCGGCTTCGTTTCTACCCAACCGGCGCGGTCAATGCGTAAAAATCTTTCTGGAGATGAACAAGCGATCGCAATTTCACCAAAGCGCAGAAATGCTGAGTAAGGTGCTGGATTAACTCGCCGTAAGGTGCGATAAAATTCCAGTGGATTAGGGGTGCTGTCTGTATAAAGCTTGTTAGTTAAACAAATTTGGTAACTCTCCCCCTCCTTAATTTCACTTAGACACTTTTGAATATCATCTATGTAAGTCTCGTGAGAGCGACTGAAGCGGAAAACTACAGGTTCTTTGCTACCAATCGCTAGAATAGGCGGAAGGGGAGCTAGAGTGCGAAGTTGTTTCTCTGTTGACTCAAACCAAGCTTGTGCTTGTGTCGTTTCTTGGTTTTTGATCAGACATACCAAATATACAGT
This genomic interval from Nodularia sp. LEGE 06071 contains the following:
- a CDS encoding alpha/beta hydrolase, which translates into the protein MDKQRLKKVLIGDLSWKRLLKSLIFIYLFFAGYVYFRADRMIFLPQPSSYQDTEEILKLKSQGETKISAVHLVNPTANYTILYAHGNAEDLGDIKQLLEKLRDFGFNVLAYDYRGYGTSAGIPTEKNAYHDIDAAYNYLVQDLKILPQNIIVFGRSVGGGSAVDLAVRQPVGGLILESTFTSAFQVIIPAKILPFDKFNNIDKIQQVTCPVLIMHGKADETIPLAHAKKLYAAAPSPKLALWVEDATHNDFFWVAGERYENILREFTKILKKNERSPLFTHKLVGRGMINENYQDSTD
- a CDS encoding M48 family metallopeptidase; the protein is MNRTRKSLLLAFGTSLLIILTQLIAPVPAQEPAAPTIIIETTSTPTEAQPDETESQPPESPALSPEELARQEKLIEADQLFLEGKISEAEKLYREVKAPFTTKLTDQERKAAILDPQQLSPAGKVYWRESTAGIAQNLQTRTVVPLQLLVEQYPEFIPGHIRFAEVLKQYNRPQEALEVLERASSLYPQESTLIQARITALAEAQKWMEASLAARQFALLNPNHPQASEFKDLADKNLNNFKSHIKSEIRGNTIANVITGALGYAVTGGLQGPFSAIDSTIMLFRGEEAIGESIATQAKRQLDLIEDETVTAYVNDIGEKLVKVAGRHDFKYEFFVIPQEDLNAFALPGGKIFINAGAIAKTNSEAELAGLIGHELSHTVLSHGFQLVTQGNLIANVTQYLPLGGTIGQLFALNYSRDMERQADNFGTRLIVAGGYAADGLRNLMVTLEKQQRNLIPLWLSSHPGGSERVSYLENLITRGNYNRYAYEGVERHLEVQTRVKQLLEEKKSREQKKSRS
- a CDS encoding COP23 domain-containing protein produces the protein MFSQPLKLVFLSSIGLSLCLGNSVAFAQFNDSTSGDVVVPTIPSGGTSTPTGIPTGTPTTTPNVTSGTRFTCQFYNGQYTVMYQPQNIPGQFFPWAAPATLGGGWSPEKRCAAIASRLELYRPDGLQELQTAVENNENIVCVTTETNPFCRIVLTVPRGQDPFVVRNSVFQNLMTADSGQQTLAVNTYGDSSGGGVNGLYNLGRSLLGGGNNRANASRSGINLKPYLAPQDGGTLRQNGAASNSQPQPQSPNRLNPGNFR